From Camelina sativa cultivar DH55 chromosome 7, Cs, whole genome shotgun sequence, one genomic window encodes:
- the LOC104700406 gene encoding nodal modulator 3-like, which produces MSFGSNSIKIDVSNPQPIHLKAEKYLLKGLINVESSSTEIESELPENFIVDIQDKEGHVINSIAAKLTSDGRGVYEYYTWASLGEKISFVPRDSRGNVEKKMLFYPKKYHAVVSNGGYQASVSPFTGRLGLYIQGSVSPPLPGVNINVSAAKDSLISSLKKGEVAIETSTSADGSFVSGPLYDDITYATEASKPGYHIKRLGPYSFSCQKLGQISVRVYSKDNGETLIPSLLLSLSGDHGYRNNSISGAGGQFVFDSLFPRNFYLRPLLKEYSFKPSTMAIELGSGESSEAVFEATRVAYSAIGRVALLSGQPQEGVAIEARSDSKGYYEETTSDINGNYRLRGLHPDATYVIKVSKKIGSGNNKIERASPESVSLKIGYEDINGLDFLVFEQPETTILACHVEGKQNEELNSNLLVEIRSAIDKSKIENVFPLPLSNFFQVKGLPRGKHLVQLKSSRPLISHKIESEIIEVDFETNAQIHIGPLRYNIVADDQSQEVTPAAILPLVIGVSAIALFLSIPRLKDIYQATVGISSPGFTASAKREPRKAVARKTTF; this is translated from the exons ATGTCCTTTGGGAGCAATTCAATAAAGATAGATGTCTCAAATCCACAG CCTATTCATCTGAAAGCCGAGAAATATCTTCTCAAAGGTCTGATAAATGTGGAATCTAGTTCAACCGAGATTGAGTCTGAATTGCCAGAGAATTTCATTGTTGATATTCAAGACAAGGAAGGACATGTTATCAACAGTATTGCTGCCAAACTTACATCTGATGGGCGTGGCGTTTATGAGTACTATACCTGGGCCAGCCTTGGTGAAAAGATAAGCTTTGTTCCTCGAGATTCTAG GGGCaatgtggagaagaagatgttgttttATCCTAAAAAGTATCAT GCTGTAGTGTCAAATGGCGGATACCAAGCTTCAGTTTCTCCATTTACTGGTCGGCTTGGTCTTTACATACAAGGATCggtctctcctcctcttcctgGTGTTAATATCAATGTTTCCGCTGCAAAAGACAGCCTGATTTCTTCACTTAAGAAAGGTGAAGTAGCTATTGAAACAAGCACGTCAGCAGATGGTTCATTTGTTTCCGGGCCATTGTATGATGATATAACATATGCCACAGAGGCTTCAAAG CCTGGCTACCATATTAAAAGGCTAGGACCATATTCCTTCTCCTGCCAAAAGCTTGGTCAGATCTCTGTGCGCGTATACTCAAAGGACAATGGCGAGACGTTAATCCCTTCGTTGTTGTTATCATTAAGTGGCGATCATGGTTACAGAAATAATTCTATATCTGGCGCTGGTGGACAATTTGTATTTGATAGCCTATTCCCTAGAAATTTCTACTTGCGTCCCCTTCTTAAG GAATATTCTTTCAAACCTTCAACAATGGCAATAGAACTTGGTTCTGGGGAGTCCAGTGAAGCTGTATTTGAGGCTACTCGTGTTGCCTACAG TGCAATTGGTAGAGTTGCTCTCCTATCTGGCCAGCCACAAGAAGGTGTTGCGATTGAAGCTCGCTCTGACTCCAAAGGATACTATGAGGAGACTACAAGCGATATTAATGGAAATTATCGACTGAGAGGGTTACATCCAGATGCAACATATGTAATCAAAGTGTCGAAAAAAATTGGTTCAGGCAACAACAAAATTGAACGTGCATCTCCAGAGTCGGTTTCTCTTAag ATTGGTTACGAGGATATCAATGGGCTCGACTTTTTGGTATTTGAACAACCAGAAACGACCATATTAGCATGCCATgttgaaggaaaacaaaacgAAGAACTAAACTCGAATCTGCTAGTGGAGATCAGATCAGCCATTGATAAATCTAAGATAGAGAATGTCTTCCCGCTACCACTCTCGAACTTCTTCCAAGTGAAAGGCTTACCTAGAGG TAAACACCTTGTGCAGCTTAAATCCAGCCGTCCTCTTATCTCACACAAAATAGAATCAGAGATTATTGAAGTTGATTTCGAGACAAATGCCCAAATCCATATCGGTCCACTTCGGTACAACATCGTGGCGGATGATCAGAGTCag GAAGTGACACCTGCGGCTATTTTGCCACTGGTCATTGGCGTTTCAGCAATTGCTCTGTTCCTCAGCATCCCAAg GTTGAAAGACATATACCAAGCCACGGTTGGGATTTCGTCTCCCGGGTTCACTGCATCTGCCAAGAGAGAGCCTCGAAAAGCTGTTGCTAGAAAGACGACGTTCtga